Proteins co-encoded in one Medicago truncatula cultivar Jemalong A17 chromosome 8, MtrunA17r5.0-ANR, whole genome shotgun sequence genomic window:
- the LOC11408175 gene encoding SPX domain-containing protein 4, translating into MKFGKEFKTHLEETIPEWRDKFLCYKPLKKLLKHHLPITTTTTTPINLHLHFLQQPFSPNILQAWFLRILNQELEKFNDFYVDKEEEFVIRFQELKERIERLKEKSSQSEKYTSDCEFSEEMMDIRKDLVTIHGEMVLLKNYSSLNFAGLIKILKKYDKRTGGLLQLPFTQIVLRQPFFTTEPLTRLVHECEENLELLFPLQEEVIQSTPHPEHESRPSVDNTTNTVPETSSTLGEETVHLYRSTLAAMRAIKGLQKASSTCNPFSFSSLFSNQDEDGTGAVTAENSAANSPDTLQNEEDTGKEDND; encoded by the exons ATGAAATTTGGGAAAGAGTTCAAAACTCATCTAGAAGAAACAATCCCTGAATGGAGAGACAAATTTCTATGCTACAAACCATTGAAGAAACTCCTCAAACATCACTTAcccataacaacaacaacaacaacacccatcaatcttcatcttcactttCTTCAACAACCCTTTTCTCCTAACATCTTGCAGGCTTGGTTTCTTCGGATTCTTAATCAAGAGCTTGAAAAGTTCAATGATTTCTACGTTGACAAAGAGGAAGAATTTGTTATCCGATTTCAG GAGCTGAAAGAGAGAATTGAGCGTCTTAAAGAAAAAAGCAGCCAGAGTGAAAAGTACACTTCTGATTGTGAATTTAGTGAAGAAATGATGGACATCAGGAAGGACTTGGTTACCATCCATGGAGAGATGGTGCTCCTAAAAAACTACAGTTCCTTAAACTTTGCAG GACTAATTAAAATTCTGAAGAAGTATGATAAAAGAACCGGCGGGTTGTTGCAACTACCTTTTACACAAATTGTTCTTCGACAACCTTTTTTCACTACTGAACCTCTGACTAGGCTAGTTCATGAATGTGAGGAAAATCTTGAGCTACTCTTTCCCCTACAAGAAGAAGTAATTCAATCAACTCCTCATCCAGAACACGAGTCTAGACCATCGGTAGATAACACAACGAATACTGTACCGGAGACATCATCAACTCTTGGAGAGGAAACTGTGCATTTATATCGAAGCACTCTTGCTGCAATGAGAGCCATAAAGGGTCTTCAAAAAGCGAGCTCCACCTGCaatccattttcattttcttctctttttagCAACCAAGACGAAGATGGTACTGGTGCTGTAACTGCTGAAAACTCTGCGGCAAATTCTCCAGATACCTTGCAAAATGAGGAAGACACCGGTAAAGAGGACAATGACTAA
- the LOC11406635 gene encoding S-adenosyl-L-methionine:benzoic acid/salicylic acid carboxyl methyltransferase 3: protein MKVSQVLHMNGGVGEASYANNSLVQQQVLSLTKSIREEAITSLYCSAYPNSLAIADLGCSSGPNTLLVVSEFIKVVEKLCRELNHESPEYKVFLNDLPGNDFNNIFRSLDNFKKRLHGETETEMDQCYISGVPGSFYGRIFPNQSLHFVHSSYSLMWLSKVPENVNNNKGNIYMARTSPSNVLTAYYNQFQSDFSLFLKCRAKEVVEGGRMILTFLGRKSDKKYSKECCYIWELMAIALNDMVLQGTIKEEELDTFNIPQYTPSPSEVKLEVLKEGSFTIDRLGVSEVNWNALDQWNALACESQMSESLGDGAYNVMQCMRAVSEPLLVRHFGESIIDELFDRYQEILVDRMSKEKTKFVNVTVVLTRNP from the exons ATGAAAGTATCACAAGTATTGCACATGAATGGAGGTGTTGGAGAAGCAAGCTATGCAAACAACTCCTTAGTTCAG CAACAAGTGCTTTCTTTGACAAAGTCCATTAGAGAAGAAGCCATAACTAGTCTCTACTGCAGTGCATACCCAAATAGCTTAGCAATTGCAGACTTGGGTTGCTCTTCTGGGCCAAACACTTTGTTGGTGGTATCAGAATTTATCAAGGTCGTGGAAAAGCTTTGTCGAGAGTTGAATCATGAATCTCCCGAATACAAGGTCTTCTTGAACGATTTGCCGGGTAACGACTTCAATAACATCTTTAGATCTCTTGATAACTTCAAAAAGAGACTGCACGGTGAAACAGAAACTGAAATGGATCAGTGTTATATATCTGGAGTTCCTGGTTCTTTCTATGGCAGGATTTTTCCTAATCAAAGTTTGCATTTTGTCCATTCCTCTTACAGCCTTATGTGGCTATCTAAG GTTCCGGAGAATGTGAACAACAATAAGGGCAACATTTACATGGCTCGTACAAGCCCCTCAAATGTACTTACTGCGTACTACAACCAATTTCAAAgtgatttttctctttttctcaaGTGTCGTGCAAAGGAAGTAGTTGAAGGTGGTCGCATGATTCTAACATTTTTAGGAAGAAAAAGTGACAAGAAGTATAGCAAGGAGTGTTGCTACATTTGGGAACTTATGGCTATAGCTCTTAATGATATGGTCTTGCAG GGAACCATAAAAGAAGAGGAGCTTGATACTTTCAACATCCCTCAATACACTCCATCTCCATCGGAAGTGAAATTGGAAGTTCTCAAAGAAGGATCATTTACCATCGATCGATTGGGAGTTTCTGAAGTGAATTGGAATGCTCTTGATCAATGGAATGCTCTTGCTTGTGAGTCTCAAATGTCTGAATCACTTGGCGATGGTGCATACAATGTCATGCAGTGCATGAGAGCCGTTTCTGAACCTTTGCTAGTTAGACACTTTGGAGAGTCTATTATTGATGAGCTCTTTGATCGCTATCAAGAAATCTTAGTTGATCGGATGTCCAAGGAAAAAACTAAATTTGTCAATGTCACCGTAGTATTGACTagaaatccataa